From one Lotus japonicus ecotype B-129 chromosome 3, LjGifu_v1.2 genomic stretch:
- the LOC130742429 gene encoding trihelix transcription factor GT-3b-like, translated as MEGHHHLHLQQQQQHLLPHQNIITNVDVTDRFPQWSIAETKEFLVMRAELDQAFMETKRNKQLWDVISTNMKEKGYHRSADQCKCKWKNLVTRYKGCETMEQEAGRQQFPFYNELQATFNARMQRMMWAEAEAAGSKKKAVELSSDDEDDVNEESAEADHQKAGNRRKKKKAKVACGSGGLNNLKEILEEFMRQQMQIEAQWMEAFESRENERRLKEMEWRQQMEVLKNQRIMMDQRWREREEQRRIREEARAEKRDALITALLNKLEREEM; from the exons ATGGAGGGTCATCACCATCTACAtctgcagcagcagcagcagcatcttcttcctcatcagaaCATCATCACTAACGTGGATGTGACTGATAGGTTCCCTCAATGGAGCATCGCAGAGACCAAGGAGTTCCTGGTGATGAGAGCAGAGCTGGATCAGGCTTTCATGGAGACTAAAAGGAACAAGCAGTTGTGGGATGTTATTTCCACCAACATGAAGGAAAAGGGTTACCATAGAAGTGCAGATCAATGCAAGTGCAAGTGGAAAAACCTTGTAACCCGCTACAAG GGATGTGAAACAATGGAGCAAGAAGCAGGGAGACAGCAATTCCCATTTTACAATGAGCTCCAAGCAACATTCAATGCAAGGATGCAGAGAATGATGTGGGCGGAAGCTGAAGCTGCAGGTTCAAAGAAGAAGGCTGTGGAGCTCTCATCGGATGACGAAGACGATGTTAATGAAGAGAGTGCTGAAGCAGACCACCAGAAGGCCGGTAAccgaagaaagaagaagaaggctaagGTGGCTTGTGGAAGTGGTGGTTTGAACAATTTGAAGGAGATTCTGGAGGAGTTCATGAGACAACAGATGCAGATAGAAGCGCAGTGGATGGAAGCGTTCGAGTCGAGGGAGAACGAGAGGAGATTGAAGGAGATGGAGTGGAGGCAGCAAATGGAAGTCTTGAAGAATCAGAGGATAATGATGGACCAAAGAtggagagaaagggaggagcAAAGGAGGATTAGAGAAGAAGCTAGAGCTGAGAAGAGGGATGCTCTAATCACAGCTCTTCTAAACAAGCTAGAAAGGGAAGAAATGTAG